The genomic stretch CCTGGTGAGGGATGGCAACAGGAATGTAATTACCATGTATAACGACTTTAAGGGCGATACCAGGGATTTTGCCATGATAGTGCCGGTGCCGGTTGTTTTAAGGAAAGAAAACATCAAAGTAGTAGATCAATCTATCTTTCAGAAACTGAATGACTACAGTGCGCCAAGGTTGGTGGAGTATTGGGACCAGAATCCTTGTTATGATTATGAAGCATTGTATGAAAGAAAGTCAATGGCGCCAGCGGCTGATTTGAACAGGGCATTAGCCGGGAAAGTAGCGGGGGCACAAACATCCGTAAAAATAGAAGCCAAATACATTGTTGGCGAGTACGATATACTCATCCTCAGTGCTAAAGAGAGCGGTGGTTTAAAAACCTGGCTCAATGAAAATGGCTATAAGATCCCTGCCAATGCAGAAGAGGTGCTGGACCCGTACATAAAAAGTAATCTCAAATTCTTTGTGGTGAAAGTGAACGAAAAAGAAAAACAGAAACTGAATAATAATTTTCTCCGCCCGATCCAGATCAGTTTCCATTCTCCCAGATTCATGTTGCCCATACGGCTTGGCATGGCCAATGCCGATGGTGACCAGGACCTGGTGGTGTATGCCTTCACCCGCAAAGGCAGAATTGAATGCACCAACTACCGGAATGTGAACATCAGCAGCAATAAGAATATCCCCTTGTTTGTTCAGAAGAACTTCGGAACGTTCTATGGCAACCTGTTCTCCCGGCAATGGAAAACCGAAGATAAGAGTGTTGCCTTCCTGGAATATGCCTGGAATGTTACCCCCATTAACCCCATGAAATGTGATCCCTGCGTGGGTAACCCGCCAACAGAACAGGACCTGGTGCAGAGCGGCGTATGGTGGCTGAATGGAAAAGACTGGAGCGATTACAGCGATATTGACAACGACGAACCGGATAACGGAAACAGGAATGTACATTTTACGCGGCTGCATTTCCGCTATAACCGGAATTCCTTTGCACAGGACCTGATGTTCCAGGTAACGCCCAATACCGAAAATTTCCAGGGAAGGTATATCATCACCCATCCTGCCACCGGTGACTTTAATTGTGATGCCGGGAAAAAATACCTGTATGACCTGAAACAAAGAAGAAAAAAGGAATTACAGGAACTGACCCGGCTTACGGGGACCGATATCAGCAACTGGCAGGAAGATGCCATGGCAAAAAATGATGAGGCCGCACATAAGAATGTTCAGTATGCAACATTGATCCCTGAATACAGGCATGAAATGGAAAATAAAAGAACTGCCCCTTCCGGAATTATTTTATTAAGTGCGGTGGTCTTAGGCGGGGCAGGTTTATTGCGCTGGAAGGGGTTGATTTAGAATGGTTGCTTTCCCGGATCCTTATTACAGAACCCCCACTCAGTCGGGGGTTCTGTAATAAAAAAGGCTCCGCCAAAGCGGGAGCCCTTTTATTCGCATTCACCTTTAAACTATTGTCCGCCTCCGCCACCACCGCCAGCTGGTCTTTGCGGCCTGGTAGAAGGTTCAATTTCCTCGATCCATTTTTTCATTTGCTCAGCGGTAAATATCGCTTTCAGTTTACCATCCCTTACATCAGAAAGTTCTTTGCGTTTTGCTGCAAAAGCTTCCCGGTCGAAACTGCCGCTGGCACGCATTTCTTCCATTGCTTTTTGCTGCGTGTTGTAAAACTCGGCAATGATCGCTTCTGCTTTTGCCTTTATTTCAGCATCCATATTCAGGGGAGCCATTTTTTCAACAGTGGCTTTTGTTCTTTCTTCAGGGGTCATGCGCTGACCGCCGCCTCCCTGGGCATTTACTGTGGTTATGCTGATGATGACCGCAGACGCCATTAATAACAATTGTTTTTTCATCTTATTTAAATTAAAGGTTTACGATATCGTGTGATCTTAAAGATCATTTGGCGGGTTTCTTTCTTGCTTCACCACCCCGCCGGTTCAATATTTTTACAAACAGGGAATCAAACTTTGGCAATTGGTCCTGTGTACAAAGCATGCGGATGCTTCTCAGGTGATTGAACATCTGCAGTTCCATTGTTTTTTGTGAAGCCGCTGATTGGTCGGCAACAAGGTTCATGACAGAGTCGGAAAAATCACCTGCAGCAAGTTGCCTGAACTGTTTATCCTTTGACGCCCGGTGGCTTTCAAACATCTTTTTTACATTTTCCTGGTGCCTTGTGCTCAGGGTATCGTATTGCTGAAGCTGTTGCGGCGTAAATCCTATTTCCTTTTTCAGGAATTCCGCGATCATGGTTTTCCGGTCGGGTCTTTTCTCCATTCGCCGGTCGTCCTTCCTCATCACAAAGAAAGCAACCATGGCAATATTTGCAACCAGCAATATGGCTATCACCAAAAGAAAAACCTTGCTCCTGTTTTGCTTGTTTATCATTATGGTTGAGTGTTTTCAGTATCATAAATAGTGGCAACGGTATACGAGAATTCATCCGTTGGGGACTGGGCAACCTGCTCGGTTGCCGCACCGGGATTGGCGGGCCGGTTGAACATCAGCACCGCCAGGTTTATCAAAATGATCATGCACAAGCCTGAAAAGGCAACTACAGGCCTGCCAATGAACCAGCCGGCTTTTTCCCATACGGATTCAACCTCCCTGTTCATGCGTGCATGTATACGGGTAAGCAGGAATGGCTTAGCCTCCGCACGGCTTACAGCGTCCACACTGGCCAGTGTTTCGTCAATGAGCTTGTCTATATGTTCTTTCTTATTCATAACGGATCTGTTTTATTGTTCCGTGATCTTTTCTTTATAATAATCAGCCAATATCTTCCTCAAATTCGTTTTTGCCCTTGCGATCAGGGACTCTACCGCATACAGGGTGGTGCTCATTATTTCAGCCACTTCCTGGTAACTCTGCCCCTCCAGCTTGTGCAGCGTAAAAGCGATCCGTTGCTTATCCGGTATCTGCTTCAGTGCATGGAACAATTCTGCTGCCCGTTCCTTTTTCTCCATCTGCACGCCCGGGTGATTGAATTCCGCCGGCTGAAACGGCTCTTTTTCATCATTCCCAAAAAGGCTTTGCACAAAGGCAAAACGCTTTTTCCTTTTCTTCCGTTTCTCATGGTCCAGCGCCTTACTCACCGTAATGCGGTAAAGCCAGGTGGAAAATTTTGATTCACCTTTAAAAGAACTGACCGACTGGTACACCTGTATAAAAACCTCCTGTGTTATATCGTCTGCATCCTCCTCATTCTGTACAATGCCCAGTGCCGTATTGTAAACCATATGCTGCCACTCATCCACCAGCTTCTTAAAAGCCGGTTCATCGCCCTGCTGCAGTTGTGCAATTAATTCCTGTTGATCCAAAACGTCGCATTTAATTCGCTTCTTTAAAAGTAATTAAAATGGACGAAAGCCTCCTCCCTGTCCACCCATCCTGTTCCGGTCGAACCCGGAATTGGTATTGGTTGCAGGGGCCACACCAAAATTCTTCAGGCTGTAGGTGAAGGTGAGCATGAAATACTGCCGCAATACCTGGTTCTGCACATCCTGGATGTACGAATCGGTAGCTGTACGGGTGATGCTCTGGTTTTGTTTCAGCAGGTCAAATACCGTAAGCTTCAGTTCTGCCTGTTGTTTCTTCAGGAATTTTTTCCCGATGCCGGCATTCCACAACCAGTAATTCTGGTTGAATCCCCCGGTTAACCCGCTGTAACTCTGGTTGCTTACATCGTTCTGGATAAACCATCCTTTCTTATTCAGAAGATTCAATTGCACGCCGGCAGACTGCTGAACATATTTATTATTCAACTGCGGCTGAATTGAATTTTTTAC from Chitinophagaceae bacterium encodes the following:
- a CDS encoding RNA polymerase sigma factor, which produces MDQQELIAQLQQGDEPAFKKLVDEWQHMVYNTALGIVQNEEDADDITQEVFIQVYQSVSSFKGESKFSTWLYRITVSKALDHEKRKKRKKRFAFVQSLFGNDEKEPFQPAEFNHPGVQMEKKERAAELFHALKQIPDKQRIAFTLHKLEGQSYQEVAEIMSTTLYAVESLIARAKTNLRKILADYYKEKITEQ
- a CDS encoding DUF2330 domain-containing protein, coding for MKKKILIIGGFIVLSPVLYSFCGFYVSKADGTLKNKTSQVILVRDGNRNVITMYNDFKGDTRDFAMIVPVPVVLRKENIKVVDQSIFQKLNDYSAPRLVEYWDQNPCYDYEALYERKSMAPAADLNRALAGKVAGAQTSVKIEAKYIVGEYDILILSAKESGGLKTWLNENGYKIPANAEEVLDPYIKSNLKFFVVKVNEKEKQKLNNNFLRPIQISFHSPRFMLPIRLGMANADGDQDLVVYAFTRKGRIECTNYRNVNISSNKNIPLFVQKNFGTFYGNLFSRQWKTEDKSVAFLEYAWNVTPINPMKCDPCVGNPPTEQDLVQSGVWWLNGKDWSDYSDIDNDEPDNGNRNVHFTRLHFRYNRNSFAQDLMFQVTPNTENFQGRYIITHPATGDFNCDAGKKYLYDLKQRRKKELQELTRLTGTDISNWQEDAMAKNDEAAHKNVQYATLIPEYRHEMENKRTAPSGIILLSAVVLGGAGLLRWKGLI